The Ornithinibacillus sp. 4-3 region AGTGTTCCAAAACCAAAGCATTACAATTTTTTTATATTCATGTAACAGAAGAATAGACGGTGAAAGAACAATCAATTACACCGAGGCAAATTGATTTTATTTATCAATAAGATTTTCCTTATGAAATGAGTAGGGCAATAATTCTTCCATGGTTAGTGTGATCGTTCGATCTTGTAAATTACTTAAGAAAATACTAGTATGCTTCTGAAAAAATTCACTCATTACTTGTCTACAAGACCCACATGGAGAAACAGCTTCCTTCGTATCCGCTACAACAGCTATTGCTTCAAAGTCACTAAAACCTTCGGAAATTGCCTTGAAAATCGCAACTCGTTCTGCACAGCAAGTAACAGGATATGCCGCATTTTCTATATTAGAGCCAGTAAAAATTTCGCCTGATGTTGTGAGCAACGCAGCTCCTACCTTGAAATTGGAGTATGGAGCATAAGCAGATTTTCTTGCTTGCTTAGCTGCCTTTATTAATTTCTCTTGCATAATTACTCTCCTTTAAAAAGTTTTTCTATGGATATCATTCGCTTTCTTAAGATAAATCCTGAAGCACTTGATTGAAAATATAATTACAAGAATGATAAAATTCCATATACTTTCTTCGGCGCATATCACGATAGTAACTATGCACAATAATTTGCTCATAATTTTCTACTGTTGCTACTAATTGATGTGGATATATTTGAACCTTCTTTTCCTTCATTAATTCTAGAATCTCTTGATGCCATTCATCTAGTAAAGTATAAATCATTTCTGTTTCCTGCTTTACATTAGCAAAGAACTCCTGATCTTTGGGATCTTCTGGAGGTTTTATTGTTTCGAAAGTTTCTAATAAAATTTCTAAATAAGCTTTAAGTTTTTCTGTCTTTTTCAGGACTGTCATGACAACACCCCTCCTCTTAAGCCATATTCTGTTCTAATACTTTACCATGAATGAAAGGTAAATACACGTTTTCAATACTTAAGCGAATTATAAAGGAGAGGTTGTTCAAAAAGTCCAACAAAAATGACACATCGAACAGGGGAACTTCGACTAAGTTCCGACACGTCTTGTGGACAACACAGAAGTCTCTACATCCTGTAGAAGTCCGCTAGCCTAAACTGCGCTGCCTTGAACTTTCGACGTACGGACATACTAGTTGCAGATGTTGCTCGCGTTGCGTGACGTGGCGTACTTAATCTGTCTTCCCCTGGTGTTGCTCGCGTAATGTTGCGAACTTAACCGATAACGGTCTTTTTACTGACCTTTTTGAACACGTACTTTTAGAATTAAAGCAGATCTAACTGTTTTTTGATTTCTTTTTTTATGTGTCTATTTAATTTTTTATCCATGTTCTTTAATTGGTCAAATAAATAATGAACCGCGCTATAATAGTGTTTTTTGGAATAAAAAATAGATTTTCTAATAATTATTCCTCCCTTCTTTTTAAATTTAATTAGCTATTCAGGGAAAATTTTCCTGTTAGTTGACAATACTAGAAAGAAGAATATAGAAAAGGTGTTTTTTCATTGTTTTTTTCAACAAATCACTTGGTATATTCGACAAATACAGCACACTATTGAATGAACCATTGTCTATGAGAAGTTGTTTCATATATAATGAGGTTAGTTTGTATCTTAGGTATAGATATAGCAAACTAGGAGGAAATATCATTGAAGTATCCAAATGGGCAACAAAGAAATATGACTGTTTCACGAACTACAAATAATTATCATAATCGTGGGATGACACTGGAGGAAGATATTAATCTTACAAATGATTATTATCGCGTGCAAGGTCGAGCAATCATTCATAAAAAACCAACACCAGTGCAAATAGTGAAAGTAAATTATCCGAAAAGAAGCGCTGCTGTTATTACAGAGGGATATTTTAGGCAAGCTTCCACTACTGATTATAATGGGATTTATAAACAAAGATATATCGATTTTGAGGCAAAAGAAACGAAGAGTGAAACCTCCCTTCCTTTGGCAAATTTTCATGAGCACCAAATCAATCATATGAAGGAAGTTGTCCAGCATGGAGCAATTTGCTTTATTCTTATTCGTTTTGCCACTTTTAATGAAACTTTTTTATTAAATGCAGAGAAACTTTTTACTTATTGGGACGACCAATTAAAGGGAGGCAGAAAATCCATCCCCTACTCTGCTATTCAGCAGGCGGGTTA contains the following coding sequences:
- the cdd gene encoding cytidine deaminase — protein: MMQEKLIKAAKQARKSAYAPYSNFKVGAALLTTSGEIFTGSNIENAAYPVTCCAERVAIFKAISEGFSDFEAIAVVADTKEAVSPCGSCRQVMSEFFQKHTSIFLSNLQDRTITLTMEELLPYSFHKENLIDK
- a CDS encoding DUF1798 family protein — encoded protein: MTVLKKTEKLKAYLEILLETFETIKPPEDPKDQEFFANVKQETEMIYTLLDEWHQEILELMKEKKVQIYPHQLVATVENYEQIIVHSYYRDMRRRKYMEFYHSCNYIFNQVLQDLS
- the recU gene encoding Holliday junction resolvase RecU, producing MSLKYPNGQQRNMTVSRTTNNYHNRGMTLEEDINLTNDYYRVQGRAIIHKKPTPVQIVKVNYPKRSAAVITEGYFRQASTTDYNGIYKQRYIDFEAKETKSETSLPLANFHEHQINHMKEVVQHGAICFILIRFATFNETFLLNAEKLFTYWDDQLKGGRKSIPYSAIQQAGYLIPFRYQARVDYLEIIDRLYFRSEETS